The Gordonia sp. KTR9 genome contains a region encoding:
- a CDS encoding bifunctional cobalt-precorrin-7 (C(5))-methyltransferase/cobalt-precorrin-6B (C(15))-methyltransferase, which yields MRSPGAAVTSTVPTSEFVVVGIGADGWPGLGEPARDELRHARVIYGAARQLALLDGAAPRLGAQLRPWRSPMSEHLAELVETGGVDDAHPDTVHILASGDPMFHGVGASIVARVGADRVRVYPAVSSASLACARLGWDLATTRIVSAVRTEPGVVLGEVTDGARVLVLSRDETTPAAVAELLTDAGFGASAMTVLEQLGGPAEQIATDTAEGWHRRAGDSLNIVAVDCVGPHRTRLPGRADEAYEHDGQITKSTIRALTVCALEPAGAQILWDIGAGSGSVAIEWLRADDRGLAVAFERDPERADRLRRNAARHGVAHRLSVRGPAPDELAAAPQPDAVFIGGGLDEEILALAWDALADSGRLVVNAVTVENQALVTQRHADQGGTLRRLSVETVAPLGTMTTWRPALPIVQWSVDKPTTGLPDAGLAEAVR from the coding sequence ATGAGGTCACCGGGGGCAGCCGTCACGTCGACAGTCCCCACATCCGAGTTCGTGGTGGTCGGCATCGGTGCCGACGGTTGGCCCGGCCTCGGTGAGCCGGCACGCGACGAGTTACGCCATGCACGGGTGATCTACGGCGCTGCACGGCAATTGGCGCTCCTCGACGGTGCTGCGCCCCGACTCGGTGCACAACTGCGGCCGTGGCGCTCACCGATGTCGGAGCACCTGGCCGAGCTCGTCGAGACGGGGGGCGTCGACGACGCCCACCCGGACACCGTGCACATCCTCGCCAGCGGCGACCCGATGTTCCACGGGGTCGGCGCGAGCATCGTCGCCCGCGTGGGTGCCGACCGGGTGCGGGTGTATCCGGCCGTGTCGAGTGCGAGTCTGGCCTGCGCGCGCCTCGGCTGGGACCTTGCGACGACCCGGATCGTCAGCGCGGTTCGCACCGAGCCGGGCGTCGTGCTCGGCGAGGTCACCGACGGTGCTCGCGTGCTGGTCCTGAGCCGCGACGAGACCACTCCCGCCGCCGTCGCCGAACTCCTCACAGATGCCGGTTTCGGTGCGTCGGCGATGACCGTCCTCGAGCAGCTCGGTGGCCCCGCCGAACAGATCGCCACCGACACCGCGGAGGGCTGGCACCGCAGGGCCGGCGATTCGCTGAACATCGTCGCCGTCGACTGCGTCGGACCACACCGGACCCGGCTTCCCGGTCGGGCGGACGAGGCCTACGAGCACGACGGCCAGATCACCAAGTCGACGATCCGCGCCCTCACCGTCTGCGCGCTCGAGCCGGCCGGGGCGCAGATCCTCTGGGACATCGGGGCCGGGTCGGGCAGCGTCGCGATCGAATGGTTACGCGCCGACGACCGCGGACTCGCGGTCGCCTTCGAGCGCGACCCCGAGCGCGCCGATCGGTTGCGACGCAATGCCGCTCGTCACGGCGTGGCGCACCGGCTCTCGGTGCGAGGACCGGCTCCCGACGAGCTGGCCGCCGCGCCGCAACCCGATGCGGTCTTCATCGGCGGCGGACTGGACGAGGAGATCCTCGCGCTCGCCTGGGATGCGCTGGCGGATTCGGGCCGGCTCGTGGTGAACGCGGTGACCGTCGAGAACCAGGCCCTCGTGACACAACGGCACGCCGACCAGGGCGGTACCCTGCGACGCCTGTCGGTGGAGACCGTCGCGCCCCTCGGCACGATGACCACCTGGCGTCCGGCCCTCCCGATCGTGCAGTGGTCTGTCGACAAACCGACGACTGGGCTTCCGGACGCTGGTCTCGCGGAGGCTGTCCGATGA
- the cobM gene encoding precorrin-4 C(11)-methyltransferase → MTVYFIGAGPGAPDLITLRGARVLGECETCVYAGSLVPAELLALCPEGAELVDTARMPLSDIIDVIAAADARGHDVARLHSGDLAVYSAMSEQQRELTARGIPHQIVPGVPAFAAAAAALDTELTVPGVGQSLLITRVSTLSTDMPPGEDLASLAMTGVTLALHLAAHRAEQVVEALTPHYGSDCPTATVAFASRDNEQIVRCPLSRLPETLDAADIRKTAVIFVGRVLDPSTSDATDSYLYSHARMTKLRADRDSSR, encoded by the coding sequence ATGACCGTGTACTTCATCGGCGCCGGGCCGGGGGCGCCCGACCTGATCACGCTGCGGGGAGCACGGGTGCTGGGGGAGTGCGAGACCTGTGTCTACGCCGGATCGTTGGTGCCCGCGGAGCTTCTCGCACTGTGTCCCGAGGGTGCCGAACTCGTCGACACCGCCCGGATGCCGTTGTCGGACATCATCGATGTCATCGCGGCCGCCGACGCACGGGGGCATGACGTGGCCCGCCTGCACTCGGGTGATCTCGCCGTCTACTCGGCGATGTCCGAGCAACAGCGTGAACTGACCGCACGCGGAATCCCTCATCAGATCGTGCCCGGTGTGCCGGCGTTCGCGGCCGCCGCGGCCGCACTCGACACCGAACTCACCGTGCCGGGCGTCGGCCAGAGCCTGTTGATCACGCGCGTGTCGACACTGTCGACGGACATGCCGCCGGGGGAGGACCTCGCGAGCCTCGCCATGACCGGAGTGACACTCGCACTGCATCTCGCGGCACATCGCGCGGAACAGGTCGTGGAGGCGCTCACCCCGCACTACGGCAGCGACTGCCCCACCGCGACAGTTGCTTTCGCCAGTCGCGACAACGAGCAGATCGTGCGCTGCCCGTTGTCCCGGTTGCCCGAGACCCTGGACGCCGCCGACATCCGCAAGACCGCGGTCATCTTCGTCGGGCGTGTGCTGGATCCGTCGACATCGGACGCCACCGACAGCTACCTGTACTCGCATGCGCGGATGACCAAACTCCGCGCCGACCGCGACTCGTCGCGGTGA
- a CDS encoding cobalt-precorrin-6A reductase, with amino-acid sequence MNSSAPDPTEHVLILGGTGEARALASGLAESGIEFISSLAGRVNDPRLPVGPVRIGGFGGTEGLRDWLRSNRIRAVVDATHPFAATITRNAARAATDAGVPLLRLRRDPWVPGDTDTWTRVPDLPSAAREVDARGGRVFLTTGRQDVGVFAGIRSAWFLIRVVDAPTGALPPRHEVLRSRGPYDHASESRLLRDNDIDLLVTKNSGGSLTSAKLVAAAELGIEVIMVDRPAEPDSPVVSDVGAARDWLEALLD; translated from the coding sequence GTGAACAGTTCCGCCCCGGATCCCACCGAGCACGTGCTCATCCTCGGCGGAACGGGGGAGGCGCGCGCGCTGGCCTCGGGTCTGGCCGAGTCCGGCATCGAGTTCATCAGCTCACTCGCGGGTCGGGTCAACGACCCTCGCCTGCCGGTCGGTCCCGTGCGAATCGGCGGGTTCGGCGGAACCGAAGGGCTCCGGGACTGGCTGCGCAGCAATCGGATTCGTGCGGTGGTCGACGCCACCCATCCGTTCGCCGCGACCATCACCCGCAACGCTGCTCGGGCCGCCACCGATGCGGGTGTCCCGCTGCTGCGGCTGCGCCGGGACCCGTGGGTGCCCGGGGACACCGACACGTGGACCCGCGTACCCGACCTCCCCTCGGCCGCGCGGGAGGTGGACGCCCGTGGCGGACGCGTCTTCCTGACCACCGGTCGCCAGGATGTCGGCGTCTTCGCGGGGATCCGTTCCGCGTGGTTTCTGATCCGGGTCGTCGACGCCCCGACCGGAGCGCTTCCACCCCGCCACGAGGTGTTGCGTTCCCGCGGTCCCTACGACCATGCCTCGGAGTCGAGGCTGTTGCGCGACAACGACATCGACCTACTGGTCACCAAGAACAGCGGCGGATCACTGACCTCGGCGAAGCTGGTGGCCGCGGCCGAACTGGGGATCGAGGTCATCATGGTCGACCGGCCCGCCGAACCCGACTCGCCGGTCGTCTCAGATGTCGGTGCCGCCCGGGACTGGCTCGAGGCGCTGCTCGACTGA
- a CDS encoding precorrin-2 C(20)-methyltransferase, translating to MNSHSTSTNPDGTSTAGNASRQGTLYGIGLGPGDSELMTVKAARLISTADVIAYHSARHGNSIARSVAEPYLRDGQTEERLMYPVTTETTDHPGGYQGALDDFYAQSAERLAVHLRAGRDVVLLAEGDPLFYSSYMHMHKRLSPHFDAEIVPGVTSVSAASAATGVPLVEGEETLTVVPGTASTSELLFRFRSADAIVVMKLGRTFERVRDALREAGRLDEAFYVERASTTVERVLPAADVDPAEVPYFSILVVPGRRNNPMFEPKPVPGELVVVGLGPGHDSWTTPEVRAELATATDLVGYTTYLKRVTPRPGQRVHASDNRVEAERAEFALDLARRGARVAVVSSGDPGVFAMAAAVAEVAAQPRWHEVPVRVVPGVTAATAVAAAVGAPLGHDFAIISLSDRLKPWSVIERRIRAALGADLVIAIYNPGSASRTWQVGALQHTLAQTVSPDRVVVLGRDVGGPEEQLTITTVADFDPAVVDMRTMIIIGSSATRVVPRAAGALVFTPRSHRPVDSADETADQSVEQRLEPVPGGTDI from the coding sequence ATGAATTCTCACAGCACCTCGACGAACCCGGACGGCACCTCGACGGCCGGGAACGCGTCTCGCCAGGGCACGCTCTACGGCATCGGCCTGGGCCCGGGCGACAGCGAACTGATGACCGTGAAGGCCGCCCGCCTCATCAGCACCGCGGACGTGATCGCGTATCACTCTGCGCGCCATGGCAACAGCATCGCGAGGTCGGTCGCCGAACCGTACCTGCGCGACGGCCAGACCGAGGAACGTCTGATGTACCCGGTCACCACCGAGACCACCGACCATCCGGGCGGCTACCAGGGCGCGCTCGACGACTTCTACGCCCAGAGCGCCGAACGCCTCGCGGTGCACCTGCGTGCCGGCCGCGACGTCGTCCTCCTCGCCGAGGGTGACCCGCTCTTCTACAGCTCCTACATGCACATGCACAAGCGCCTGTCGCCGCACTTCGACGCCGAGATCGTGCCCGGTGTCACCTCGGTCAGCGCGGCGTCGGCGGCGACCGGGGTCCCGCTCGTCGAAGGCGAGGAGACCCTGACGGTCGTTCCGGGTACGGCGTCGACCTCGGAGCTGCTCTTCCGGTTCCGTTCCGCGGACGCGATCGTGGTGATGAAGCTCGGTCGCACGTTCGAGCGGGTGCGCGATGCACTCCGCGAGGCCGGGCGTCTCGACGAGGCGTTCTATGTCGAACGCGCCTCCACGACGGTCGAACGGGTGCTGCCGGCGGCCGACGTGGATCCCGCGGAGGTGCCGTACTTCTCCATCCTCGTCGTCCCCGGACGCCGCAACAATCCGATGTTCGAGCCGAAGCCGGTCCCCGGTGAGCTCGTCGTCGTCGGACTCGGACCGGGTCACGACAGTTGGACCACCCCCGAGGTGCGCGCCGAGCTCGCCACGGCCACCGACCTCGTCGGGTACACCACCTATCTCAAGCGCGTCACCCCGCGCCCGGGTCAGCGAGTGCACGCGAGCGACAACCGGGTCGAGGCCGAGCGCGCCGAGTTCGCACTGGATCTCGCCCGCCGCGGCGCTCGCGTCGCCGTCGTCTCGTCCGGCGATCCCGGCGTGTTCGCGATGGCCGCCGCGGTCGCCGAGGTCGCCGCGCAACCGCGGTGGCACGAGGTGCCGGTACGCGTGGTGCCCGGCGTCACCGCAGCCACCGCCGTCGCCGCGGCGGTCGGAGCGCCGCTCGGGCACGATTTCGCGATCATCTCGCTCTCCGACCGGCTCAAGCCGTGGTCGGTCATCGAACGGCGCATCCGCGCCGCCCTCGGTGCCGACCTGGTGATCGCCATCTACAACCCGGGGTCGGCGAGCCGCACCTGGCAGGTCGGTGCCCTCCAGCACACCCTCGCCCAGACGGTGTCGCCCGATCGCGTCGTCGTGCTCGGTCGGGACGTCGGCGGTCCGGAAGAGCAGCTCACCATCACCACGGTCGCGGACTTCGATCCCGCCGTCGTGGACATGCGGACCATGATCATCATCGGGTCGTCGGCGACGAGGGTGGTCCCACGCGCGGCGGGTGCGCTGGTGTTCACGCCACGCAGTCACCGCCCGGTGGACAGCGCCGATGAGACTGCCGATCAGTCAGTCGAGCAGCGCCTCGAGCCAGTCCCGGGCGGCACCGACATCTGA
- a CDS encoding precorrin-8X methylmutase, giving the protein MTEYLRDGAAIYRQSFATIRAESDLSAFAPDVATVVVRMIHACGQTDLTRDVVATPGVVAAARGALAAGAPILCDANMVASGITRKRLPADNEVLCHLSEPTLPSLAEQMETTRTAAALQFWLPRLEGAVVAIGNAPTALFALLDMIDDGAPRPAAIVGAPVGFVGAVESCAALAERDDLEFITVTGRRGGSAITAAAVNALATPQE; this is encoded by the coding sequence ATGACCGAGTACCTGCGTGACGGCGCCGCGATCTACCGCCAGTCCTTCGCCACGATCCGCGCCGAGTCCGACCTCTCCGCCTTCGCGCCCGACGTGGCGACCGTGGTCGTCCGCATGATCCACGCGTGTGGCCAGACCGACCTGACGCGTGACGTCGTCGCGACGCCCGGTGTCGTGGCCGCAGCGCGCGGTGCGCTCGCGGCCGGCGCCCCGATCCTCTGCGACGCCAACATGGTGGCCTCCGGGATCACGCGCAAGCGCCTGCCCGCGGACAACGAGGTGCTCTGCCACCTGTCCGAACCCACCCTCCCGTCGCTCGCCGAGCAGATGGAAACCACGAGAACCGCTGCCGCACTGCAGTTCTGGCTCCCACGCCTGGAAGGAGCGGTGGTCGCGATCGGCAACGCGCCGACCGCACTGTTCGCGCTCCTGGACATGATCGACGACGGTGCACCGCGGCCCGCCGCCATCGTCGGGGCACCCGTCGGTTTCGTCGGCGCAGTCGAGTCCTGCGCGGCACTCGCCGAGCGCGATGACCTCGAATTCATCACGGTCACGGGCCGGCGCGGTGGCTCGGCGATCACCGCGGCCGCGGTCAACGCGCTCGCGACCCCGCAGGAATGA
- the cobG gene encoding precorrin-3B synthase: protein MNQPARPAADRCPGVFDTHPAADGALARVRLPGGRIRPDQLELLARAAAEHADGHLELTVRGNLQVRGITDVEAVAEAVVAAGLAPSSTHDKVRNIELSPLTGRIGGIADARPLAAALDDALRADPAAASLSGRFLFGIDDGRGDIAARRPDACAVIRAGSSVATDPPLTADTPLVADIVIGGVPVGSATGSEAIVRALIAVAAGLREVAPGAWRVRDLDADSRHRLADLAASSLDPVIGDDPDAAPDVTREPLVGWFDQDDGAVLLGAVVELGRLAARLAEFIAAVQAPVVFTPDREILLCDLDEGVAETVVRVLAPMGLIFDAASPWASVSCCVGAPGCSSAHAPVRDDLMARVQDGDPVDEREHWVGCARGCGSPAGSHLSVQATPEGGYERRRR, encoded by the coding sequence ATGAACCAGCCAGCCCGGCCCGCCGCCGACCGTTGCCCGGGGGTCTTCGACACGCATCCGGCGGCCGACGGCGCGCTGGCCCGGGTCCGGCTGCCGGGCGGTCGGATCCGTCCGGACCAGCTGGAGCTGCTCGCCCGGGCGGCGGCCGAACATGCCGACGGACACCTCGAGCTGACGGTGCGCGGCAATCTCCAGGTGCGCGGGATCACCGACGTCGAGGCCGTCGCCGAGGCGGTCGTCGCCGCCGGACTCGCGCCGAGCAGCACCCACGACAAGGTGCGCAACATCGAACTCAGCCCGCTCACGGGCCGTATCGGCGGGATCGCCGACGCACGGCCCCTTGCCGCGGCCCTCGACGACGCCTTGCGCGCCGACCCGGCCGCAGCGTCCCTGTCGGGCCGGTTCCTGTTCGGCATCGACGACGGCCGCGGGGACATCGCCGCCCGGCGGCCGGACGCCTGCGCGGTGATCCGGGCCGGCAGCTCTGTCGCGACCGACCCTCCCCTCACGGCGGACACTCCCCTCGTGGCCGACATCGTCATCGGCGGGGTCCCGGTCGGCTCGGCCACCGGTTCGGAAGCGATCGTGCGTGCGCTGATCGCGGTGGCCGCCGGTCTGCGCGAGGTCGCGCCCGGCGCGTGGCGGGTGCGCGACCTCGACGCCGACTCCCGGCACCGGCTCGCCGACCTCGCCGCGTCGTCACTCGACCCCGTGATCGGCGACGACCCCGACGCCGCGCCGGACGTGACCCGAGAACCGCTCGTCGGTTGGTTCGACCAGGACGACGGGGCGGTACTGCTCGGCGCGGTCGTCGAACTGGGACGGCTGGCGGCCCGGCTGGCCGAGTTCATCGCGGCCGTCCAGGCGCCGGTCGTCTTCACACCCGACCGCGAGATCCTGCTGTGCGACCTCGACGAGGGCGTGGCCGAGACGGTCGTCCGCGTGCTGGCCCCGATGGGCCTGATCTTCGACGCCGCCTCGCCCTGGGCATCCGTCAGCTGCTGCGTCGGGGCCCCGGGATGCTCCTCCGCGCACGCCCCGGTCCGGGACGACCTGATGGCCCGGGTGCAAGACGGCGACCCGGTCGACGAACGCGAACACTGGGTGGGTTGTGCCCGGGGTTGCGGATCGCCGGCCGGATCACACCTCTCGGTGCAGGCCACGCCCGAAGGCGGATACGAACGGCGACGCCGTTAG
- the cobN gene encoding cobaltochelatase subunit CobN, producing MILLLSTSDTDLLTASAAHDPEPGSALAPVAYRGANPSRILVEDIPGLAADVDLIVVRILGGVRAWEDGLAAVEATGKPLVVCSGEQQPDPDLMAHSTVPSGVAAQAHDYLAAGGVANMVNLHHFLSDTVLLTGNGFELPQQTPAWGVLKRTPSPLPEVRGAHAESLLLPEVRGAHAEASPLPEVRGAHAESLLLPEVRGALATSHEGPADAPTIAVLYYRAQHLAGNTRYIAALCDAIEAKGARALPIFCASLRTAPDDLLELLGTADALVVTVLAAGGATPATASAGGDDEAWNIERLAALDVPILQGLCLTGSRADWEDSDDGLSPLDVATQVAVPEFDGRIITVPFSFKEFDDDGLPWYQPDLERCARVAGIAIAHARLRRTPAADKRVAVMLSAYPTKHARIGNAVGLDTPRSLLRLLAAMREAGYDIGPESGPEAIPGLAEDDSDALIHQIIATGGQDADWLTEETLAANPIRLSARDYRAWFDTLPEGLRTAVTEHWGPAPGELFVDRTHNPDGDIVIAALTFGNIAIMVQPPRGFGENPVAIYHDPDLPPSHHYLASYRWLAAHDTGFGADAIVHVGKHGNLEWLPGKNLGMSADCGTDAALGDLPLVYPFLVNDPGEGTQAKRRAHAVLVDHLIPPMARAESYGDIARLEQLLDEHANISALDPAKLPAIRQQIWTLLTAAKMDSDLGLTERPDEEVFDDMLLHVDGWLCEIKDVQIRDGLHVLGEPPRDDAEVDLVLAMLRARQLWGGTSALPGLREALGLVEDGSAERSSVDAVEAQARELVAACAKDDWSAASVAAATAGLPVAVGDVLTFAATEVVPRLRQTTGEVPRVLHALDGGFIPAGPSGSPLRGLINVLPTGRNFYSVDPKAVPSRLAWETGRAMADSLLERYLTDHGEYPASVGLSVWGTSAMRTSGDDVAEVLALLGVMPVWDEMSRRVSSLELIGLEELGRPRIDVTVRISGFFRDAFPHVVTMLDDAVALAAAAEDESDEQNFVAAHVRASMSDHGDRRRAVTRVFGSKPGTYGAGILQLIDSRDWRSDEDLARVYTEWGGYAYGRDLDGVPAVDDMRAAYKRIAVAAKNTDTREHDIADSDDYFQYHGGMVATVRALTGKSPEAYIGDSTRPDSVRTRTLSEETSRVFRARVVNPRWISAMQRHGYKGAFEMAATVDYLFGYDATTDVVADWMYEKLTESYVLDETNQQFMQQSNPWALHGIAERLLEAVERDMWREPPAELLDALRNVYLQTEGDIEGRGEDVSAG from the coding sequence ATGATCCTGCTGCTCTCGACCTCGGACACCGATCTGCTCACGGCCTCCGCCGCCCACGACCCGGAACCCGGTTCAGCACTTGCCCCGGTCGCGTACCGCGGGGCCAACCCGTCGCGCATCCTGGTCGAGGACATCCCGGGACTCGCCGCCGACGTCGACCTCATCGTCGTGCGCATCCTGGGCGGCGTGCGCGCCTGGGAGGACGGGCTCGCCGCGGTCGAGGCGACCGGCAAGCCGCTCGTCGTGTGTTCCGGTGAGCAACAGCCCGACCCCGATCTGATGGCGCACTCGACCGTGCCCTCCGGCGTCGCCGCGCAGGCACACGACTACCTCGCCGCGGGCGGCGTCGCCAACATGGTGAACCTGCACCACTTCCTGTCCGACACCGTCCTGCTCACCGGCAACGGCTTCGAACTCCCGCAGCAGACCCCCGCCTGGGGCGTGCTGAAACGGACGCCTTCTCCGCTCCCTGAGGTGCGAGGAGCGCACGCCGAGTCTTTACTGCTCCCTGAGGTGCGAGGAGCGCACGCCGAGGCTTCTCCGCTCCCTGAGGTGCGAGGAGCGCACGCCGAGTCTTTACTGCTCCCTGAGGTGCGAGGAGCGCTAGCGACGAGCCACGAAGGGCCCGCCGACGCCCCCACGATCGCGGTCCTCTACTACCGCGCCCAGCACCTCGCGGGGAACACGCGCTACATCGCCGCCCTGTGTGACGCCATCGAGGCGAAGGGTGCCCGCGCGCTGCCGATCTTCTGCGCGTCGCTGCGGACCGCACCCGACGATCTCCTCGAACTGCTCGGCACCGCCGACGCGCTCGTGGTCACGGTGCTGGCCGCCGGTGGCGCCACCCCGGCCACCGCATCGGCCGGCGGCGACGACGAGGCGTGGAACATCGAACGACTGGCCGCCCTCGACGTCCCCATCCTGCAGGGTCTCTGCCTCACCGGTTCCCGCGCGGACTGGGAGGACAGCGACGACGGCCTGTCGCCACTCGACGTCGCGACCCAGGTGGCGGTGCCCGAGTTCGACGGCCGCATCATCACCGTGCCGTTCTCGTTCAAGGAGTTCGACGACGACGGACTGCCCTGGTACCAGCCGGATCTCGAGCGCTGCGCACGGGTGGCGGGTATCGCCATCGCGCACGCCCGGTTGCGGCGGACGCCGGCCGCGGACAAGCGCGTCGCGGTCATGCTGTCGGCCTACCCGACCAAGCATGCCCGGATCGGCAACGCCGTCGGCCTCGACACCCCGCGCAGCCTGCTGCGCCTGCTCGCCGCGATGCGCGAGGCCGGATACGACATCGGGCCCGAGTCCGGACCGGAAGCGATTCCCGGTCTCGCAGAGGATGATTCGGATGCGCTGATTCATCAGATCATCGCCACGGGCGGCCAGGATGCGGACTGGCTCACCGAGGAGACCCTCGCGGCCAACCCGATCCGTCTGTCGGCGCGGGATTATCGGGCGTGGTTCGACACCCTGCCCGAGGGACTGCGCACGGCGGTCACCGAGCACTGGGGACCCGCACCCGGTGAGCTGTTCGTCGACCGCACCCACAATCCCGACGGCGACATCGTGATCGCGGCACTGACCTTCGGCAACATCGCGATCATGGTGCAGCCGCCGCGCGGATTCGGCGAGAACCCGGTGGCGATCTATCACGACCCCGATCTGCCGCCGTCGCATCACTATCTGGCCTCGTACCGGTGGCTCGCCGCCCACGACACCGGCTTCGGCGCCGATGCGATCGTGCACGTCGGCAAACACGGCAACCTGGAGTGGTTGCCCGGCAAGAACCTCGGCATGTCGGCGGACTGCGGCACCGACGCCGCTCTCGGCGACCTCCCGCTCGTCTACCCGTTCCTGGTGAACGACCCGGGGGAGGGGACGCAGGCCAAACGACGTGCACACGCAGTTCTCGTCGACCACCTGATCCCGCCGATGGCGCGCGCCGAGTCCTACGGCGACATCGCCCGCCTGGAACAGCTGCTCGACGAACACGCCAACATCTCCGCGCTCGACCCGGCGAAGCTACCGGCGATCCGCCAGCAGATCTGGACGCTCCTGACCGCGGCCAAGATGGATTCCGACCTCGGGCTCACCGAACGGCCCGACGAAGAGGTCTTCGACGACATGCTGCTGCACGTCGACGGCTGGCTGTGCGAGATCAAGGACGTGCAGATCCGCGACGGACTGCACGTGCTCGGCGAGCCCCCGCGCGACGACGCCGAGGTCGACCTGGTCCTGGCGATGCTGCGCGCACGCCAGCTCTGGGGCGGCACGTCGGCCCTGCCCGGCCTGCGCGAGGCCCTCGGCCTCGTCGAGGACGGCTCGGCCGAGCGGAGTTCCGTCGACGCCGTGGAGGCCCAGGCCCGCGAACTCGTCGCCGCGTGCGCCAAGGACGACTGGTCGGCGGCATCCGTCGCCGCGGCCACTGCGGGACTACCCGTGGCGGTCGGGGACGTGCTCACGTTCGCGGCCACCGAGGTCGTGCCGCGCCTGCGTCAGACGACCGGCGAGGTCCCGCGCGTGCTGCACGCCCTGGACGGTGGGTTCATCCCGGCCGGACCGAGCGGCTCCCCGCTGCGCGGCCTGATCAACGTGCTGCCCACCGGACGCAACTTCTACTCCGTGGACCCGAAGGCGGTGCCCTCGCGGCTGGCGTGGGAGACCGGCCGGGCGATGGCCGACTCGCTGCTCGAGCGCTACCTCACCGATCACGGCGAGTACCCCGCATCGGTGGGCCTCTCGGTGTGGGGCACCAGCGCGATGCGCACGTCCGGTGACGACGTCGCCGAGGTGCTCGCGCTGCTCGGGGTCATGCCCGTGTGGGACGAGATGTCCCGGCGCGTCTCCTCGCTGGAGCTGATCGGCCTCGAGGAACTGGGCCGCCCCCGCATCGATGTGACAGTCCGCATCTCCGGCTTCTTCCGGGACGCCTTCCCGCACGTCGTCACGATGCTCGACGACGCGGTCGCGCTCGCCGCGGCGGCCGAGGACGAGTCCGACGAGCAGAACTTCGTCGCCGCCCATGTGCGCGCCTCGATGTCCGACCACGGCGACCGGCGACGCGCCGTGACGCGCGTGTTCGGATCCAAGCCCGGCACCTACGGCGCCGGGATCCTGCAGCTCATCGACTCCCGGGACTGGCGCAGCGACGAGGACCTGGCACGGGTCTACACCGAGTGGGGCGGTTACGCCTACGGACGTGACCTCGACGGTGTGCCCGCGGTCGACGACATGCGCGCCGCCTACAAGCGGATCGCCGTGGCGGCGAAGAACACCGACACCCGCGAGCACGACATCGCCGACTCCGATGACTACTTCCAGTACCACGGCGGCATGGTGGCAACGGTGCGCGCACTCACCGGCAAGTCGCCCGAGGCGTACATCGGAGACAGCACCCGGCCCGACTCCGTCCGCACCCGGACGCTGTCGGAGGAGACCAGTCGTGTGTTCCGCGCCCGCGTCGTCAATCCGCGTTGGATCTCGGCGATGCAGCGGCACGGGTACAAGGGCGCCTTCGAGATGGCGGCGACGGTCGACTACCTCTTCGGCTACGACGCGACCACCGACGTCGTCGCCGACTGGATGTACGAGAAGCTCACCGAGTCCTATGTCCTGGACGAGACCAACCAGCAGTTCATGCAGCAGTCCAACCCCTGGGCGCTGCACGGTATCGCCGAACGGCTGCTCGAGGCCGTCGAGCGCGATATGTGGCGCGAACCCCCGGCCGAGCTGCTCGACGCCCTGCGCAACGTCTACCTGCAGACCGAGGGCGACATCGAGGGCCGCGGCGAGGACGTCTCTGCCGGCTGA
- a CDS encoding FxsA family protein has product MALRWFAAYAVLEIAAFVAMVMTLGFGWAVLISLAAVVLGVVVLRWQGRKVFGELRRASRNEVDARAPLADTALVAVSTLLLVIPGVVSTVAGTLLLFPPMRRVMRPVVAAVGARRVATAMDRAGVYATGVYGPGRGATVVEGSVVESDTPEPGSTSTPFGTRGLPQGH; this is encoded by the coding sequence ATGGCACTCCGCTGGTTCGCGGCCTACGCCGTTCTGGAGATCGCCGCATTCGTCGCGATGGTCATGACCCTCGGATTCGGCTGGGCGGTGCTCATCAGTCTCGCCGCCGTCGTCCTCGGAGTCGTGGTCCTGCGCTGGCAGGGCCGCAAGGTCTTCGGGGAGTTGCGCCGCGCGTCCCGGAACGAGGTGGATGCCCGCGCCCCGCTCGCCGACACCGCGCTCGTCGCCGTGTCGACTCTTCTGCTGGTCATCCCGGGTGTCGTGTCCACCGTGGCCGGGACCCTGCTGCTGTTCCCGCCGATGCGCCGTGTGATGCGACCGGTCGTCGCCGCGGTCGGCGCGCGTCGGGTCGCGACCGCCATGGACCGGGCCGGGGTGTATGCCACCGGTGTCTACGGCCCGGGGCGTGGCGCAACCGTCGTCGAGGGTTCCGTCGTGGAATCCGACACCCCCGAGCCGGGGTCCACCTCGACACCGTTCGGGACCCGAGGCCTGCCGCAGGGTCACTGA